A genomic stretch from Salvelinus namaycush isolate Seneca chromosome 25, SaNama_1.0, whole genome shotgun sequence includes:
- the LOC120020752 gene encoding ATP-sensitive inward rectifier potassium channel 10-like, with protein MTSATPPSSRSCSPQKVCHSQTQTDVLKPLLGAGGSGGGGTLRRRRRVLSKDGRSNVRIEHISGRSALYMRDLWTTFLDMQWRWKFFLFTLTFTGTWFLFGVLWYLVALVHGDLLEFNPPSNHTPCVLQMQTLTGAFLFSLESQTTIGYGFRCITEECPAAIILLILQLVITMVLEIFITGTFLAKVARPKKRGETVKFSQHAVVSSHEGRPCLMIRVANMRKSLLLGCQVTGKLLQTSHTKEGETVRLDQRNVPFQVDTSSDSPFLILPLTFYHIIDDNSPLRAWAAKGGGWTDPELADFELLVIMSATVEPTSATCQVRTSYLPDEILWGYEFPPVVSLSPSGKYVADFAFFDKVAKTKTTPLFKTSRPQSYHGNGGGVGGGVEGTDPEKIRLEQSYRERGEEGRGRVRDSSPLSVRISNV; from the exons ATGACATCTGCCACGCCCCCTTCCTCCCGAAGCTGCTCCCCTCAAAAGGTGTGTCACTCGCAGACGCAGACAGACGTTCTAAAGCCCCTACTGGGCGCCGGGGGCTCCGGCGGGGGCGGGACCTTGAGGAGgcggagacgtgttctgtccaaGGATGGGCGGAGTAACGTACGCATCGAACACATCAGCGGGCGGTCGGCCCTGTACATGCGTGACCTCTGGACGACGTTCCTGGATATGCAGTGGCGGTGGAAGTTCTTTCTCTTCACCCTCACCTTCACGGGGACGTGGTTCCTGTTCGGGGTTCTGTGGTACCTGGTGGCATTAGTGCATGGAGATCTGctgg AGTTCAACCCGCCGTCGAACCACACCCCGTGTGTGCTGCAGATGCAGACGCTGACTGGGGCATTCCTGTTCTCGCTGGAGTCCCAGACCACCATTGGCTACGGCTTCCGTTGCATCACAGAGGAATGTCCAGCCGCCATCATCCTCCTGATCCTGCAACTCGTCATCACCATGGTGCTGGAGATCTTCATCACCGGAACCTTCCTCGCCAAG GTGGCTCGGCCAAAGAAGCGAGGTGAGACGGTGAAGTTTAGCCAGCACGCCGTGGTGTCGAGTCACGAAGGCCGGCCCTGCCTCATGATCCGAGTGGCCAACATGCGGAAGAGCCTGCTGCTGGGGTGCCAG GTGACGGGGAAGCTGCTGCAGACATCTCATACTAAGGAGGGGGAGACGGTGCGTCTGGACCAGAGGAACGTTCCCTTCCAGGTGGACACGTCCAGCGACAGCCCCTTCCTCATCCTCCCCCTCACATTTTACCACATCATAGACGACAACAGCCCGCTCAGGGCCTGGGCCGCCAAGG gcggGGGATGGACAGATCCTGAGCTGGCGGACTTTGAGCTGCTGGTTATCATGAGTGCCACGGTAGAGCCCACCTCAGCCACCTGCCAGGTGCGTACCTCCTACCTGCCTGATGAGATCCTGTGGGGGTACGAGTTCCCTCCTGtggtctccctctccccctcagggAAGTACGTGGCCGACTTTGCCTTCTTCGACAAAGTGGCCAAAACCAAGACCACGCCCCTCTTCAAAACATCCCGCCCACAGAGCTACCATGGCAacggaggaggagtaggagggggggtggaggggacTGACCCGGAGAAAATCCGATTGGAGcagagctacagggagagaggagaggaagggagagggagggtcaGAGACAGTAGCCCTCTCAGTGTCCGCATCAGCAATGTCTGA